The genomic region AGCAGCAGGCTCCGGCACCGAGCGGCCCGCAGGTACCGCGTTCGCAATAAAACAGGGGGGCCATGCAGGGCGGCTTCTACCGTCCTGGATCAACAATCCCTATCAAGGCTCTGTCACCACTCTCAGTTCTGGCTCACCCACAGCCCCGCAAAATGTTTGGGGCGGAATACGAATCGCTTTGGCGAATCGAATTCGAGGGATTAGAGGTTAAGCCCCATGGCGCGGTACATATTCATCACCGGCGGCGTGGTTTCTTCGCTCGGCAAGGGTCTGGCTTCAGCGGCACTCGGTGCCCTGTTGCAAGCTCGGGGCTACAAGGTCCGCCTCCGCAAGCTTGACCCCTATCTCAATCTCGATCCCGGAACGATGTCGCCGTATCAGCACGGCGAAGTGTTCGTGACCGATGACGGCGCGGAGACCGACCTCGATCTCGGTCACTATGAGCGCTTCACCGGGCGGCCGGCGACCAAGGCCGACAACATCACGACCGGGCGCATTTATCAGGACATCATCTCCAAGGAGCGGCGCGGCGATTATCTCGGCGCGACCATCCAGGTGGTTCCGCATGTCACCAACGCCATCAAGGATTTCGTCCTCGACGGCAACGACGATTACGACTTCGTGCTGGTCGAGATCGGTGGCACCGTCGGCGACATCGAGGGCCTGCCGTTCTTCGAGGCGATCCGCCAGCTCAAGAACGAGTTGCCGCGCGATCACGCCATCTACATTCATTTGACGCTGCTGCCTTACATCCCGAGCGCCGGTGAGCTGAAGACAAAGCCGACGCAGCACTCCGTCAAGGAGCTGCGCTCGATCGGCATCCAGCCGGACATCCTGCTCTGCCGTACCGATCGCGAGATCCCGAAGGAGGAACGGCGCAAGCTCGGGCTGTTCTGTAACGTGCGCGAGAGCGCCGTCATCGAGGCGCGCGACGCCGACAGCATCTACGCTGTCCCTCAGGCTTACCATGCGGCAGGCCTCGACGACGAAGTGCTTGCCGCCTTCGGCATCGGCTCGCGGATTCCGCCGGAGCTGCGGAGCTGGCAGCAGATCAACGAGCGCATCCGCAATCCCGAGGGCAACGTCACCATCGCCATCGTTGGTAAGTATACCGGCATGAAGGATGCGTATAAGTCGCTGATCGAGGCGCTCTCCCATGGCGGCATCGCCAACAAGGTGAAGGTCAATCTCGACTGGATCGAAAGCGAGATCTTCGAGAAGGAAGATCCCGCGCCGTTCCTCGAGCACGTCAACGGCATTCTGGTGCCCGGCGGCTTCGGCCAGCGCGGCGCCGAAGGCAAGATCCGCGCGGCGCAGTTCGCGCGCGAGCGCGACGTGCCGTATTTCGGCATCTGCTTCGGCATGCAGATGGCGGTGATCGAGGCAGCTCGGAATCTCGTCGGGATCGAGGAGGCCAACTCCACCGAGTTCGGCCCGACCAAGGAGCCCCTGGTCGGCCTGATGACGGAATGGCTGCGCGGCAACGAGCTCGAGAAGCGCACCAACGCCGGCGATCTCGGCGGCACGATGCGCTTGGGCGCCTATCCCGCGGCGCTCAATCGCGGCAGCCGCGTTTCGGAAGTCTATGGCGGCGCGACCGAGATTTCCGAGCGCCACCGCCATCGCTACGAGGTCAACACCGCCTATAAGGATCGCCTCGAGCAGCACGGGCTGAAATTCTCGGGCCTGTCGCCCGACGGCGTGCTGCCGGAGATCGTCGAGTACGAGGATCACCCCTGGTTCATCGGCGTCCAGTTCCATCCGGAACTGAAGTCGCGACCGTTCGAGCCGCATCCGCTGTTCGCGTCGTTCATTCGCGCGGC from Bradyrhizobium lupini harbors:
- a CDS encoding CTP synthase — protein: MARYIFITGGVVSSLGKGLASAALGALLQARGYKVRLRKLDPYLNLDPGTMSPYQHGEVFVTDDGAETDLDLGHYERFTGRPATKADNITTGRIYQDIISKERRGDYLGATIQVVPHVTNAIKDFVLDGNDDYDFVLVEIGGTVGDIEGLPFFEAIRQLKNELPRDHAIYIHLTLLPYIPSAGELKTKPTQHSVKELRSIGIQPDILLCRTDREIPKEERRKLGLFCNVRESAVIEARDADSIYAVPQAYHAAGLDDEVLAAFGIGSRIPPELRSWQQINERIRNPEGNVTIAIVGKYTGMKDAYKSLIEALSHGGIANKVKVNLDWIESEIFEKEDPAPFLEHVNGILVPGGFGQRGAEGKIRAAQFARERDVPYFGICFGMQMAVIEAARNLVGIEEANSTEFGPTKEPLVGLMTEWLRGNELEKRTNAGDLGGTMRLGAYPAALNRGSRVSEVYGGATEISERHRHRYEVNTAYKDRLEQHGLKFSGLSPDGVLPEIVEYEDHPWFIGVQFHPELKSRPFEPHPLFASFIRAAMVQSRLV